A stretch of the Oceanicola sp. D3 genome encodes the following:
- the rdgB gene encoding RdgB/HAM1 family non-canonical purine NTP pyrophosphatase: protein MRRFDGNKLVIATHNAGKLREISSLLAPYDVEVTSAGELGLAEPEETEATFVGNARIKAHFAAKESGLPALADDSGIEVDALGGRPGVYTADWAETPNGRDFTLAMTRVWEECEGISAPEPRVARFRATLCLAWPDGHDEVFEGAAEGRLVWPMRGTNGFGFDPMFLPDGQRQTFGEMTPEQKAPLTHRTAAFEKLVAGCFAR, encoded by the coding sequence TTGCGCAGGTTTGACGGCAATAAATTGGTGATCGCCACGCATAACGCGGGGAAGTTGCGGGAGATCTCCTCGCTTCTTGCGCCCTATGACGTGGAGGTGACCAGCGCGGGCGAGCTTGGGCTGGCTGAGCCCGAAGAAACCGAGGCGACCTTTGTTGGCAATGCCCGGATCAAGGCGCATTTTGCCGCCAAAGAGAGCGGGCTGCCGGCGCTTGCCGACGATAGCGGGATTGAGGTTGATGCACTGGGTGGGCGGCCCGGTGTGTATACTGCTGACTGGGCCGAAACGCCGAATGGCCGAGACTTTACGCTGGCGATGACCCGTGTTTGGGAAGAATGCGAGGGTATCTCCGCCCCTGAGCCTCGGGTTGCCCGCTTTCGTGCCACGCTCTGCCTCGCTTGGCCGGATGGGCACGACGAGGTGTTTGAGGGTGCGGCGGAAGGCCGGTTGGTTTGGCCGATGCGCGGGACGAACGGGTTTGGCTTTGATCCGATGTTCTTGCCGGACGGCCAGAGACAAACCTTTGGCGAAATGACCCCAGAGCAAAAGGCTCCACTTACGCATAGGACGGCAGCGTTTGAAAAGCTCGTTGCAGGCTGCTTTGCGCGCTGA
- the hemW gene encoding radical SAM family heme chaperone HemW — translation MKSSLQAALRADWQNGGFGLYIHWPYCAAKCPYCDFNSHVSAQIDHSAWREAYVREIARVGAETEGRVLNSVYFGGGTPSLMEPETVAAILAEIGRYWPRANDLEITLEANPSSVEARRFAGYAEAGVNRVSLGIQSLRDGDLRALGRLHDVAQAKAALDVAKAHFGRVSFDLIYARQHQQLEGWREELSEALDMAADHLSLYQLTIEPGTAFGDRYAIGRLGGLPDDDLGADMFELTQEMTKAAGFEAYEVSNHALNGSFSRHNLVYWRYGDYVGIGPGAHGRLTLAGRKYATVATSAPLAWLQLQAEDSAEAREALTGSEQASEYLMMGLRIDEGVSLSRYAAMAGEPLDDQRIAQLTEDGLIWLEAGNIRATQRGRMVLNAVIRELMV, via the coding sequence TTGAAAAGCTCGTTGCAGGCTGCTTTGCGCGCTGATTGGCAGAACGGGGGCTTTGGGCTCTACATTCATTGGCCGTATTGCGCCGCCAAGTGCCCCTACTGCGACTTCAACTCCCATGTTTCTGCCCAGATCGACCACTCCGCCTGGAGAGAGGCTTACGTTCGGGAAATTGCGCGCGTTGGAGCCGAAACAGAGGGGCGCGTGCTCAACTCTGTCTACTTCGGCGGCGGAACACCATCGCTTATGGAGCCAGAGACCGTTGCGGCGATACTTGCAGAAATCGGGCGCTATTGGCCACGCGCGAACGATCTGGAGATCACGCTTGAGGCCAACCCTTCATCTGTCGAGGCACGGCGCTTTGCGGGCTATGCAGAAGCCGGGGTGAACCGGGTTTCGCTTGGGATCCAGTCGCTGCGAGATGGAGACTTGCGGGCATTGGGGCGCTTGCATGATGTCGCGCAGGCAAAGGCGGCGCTGGACGTTGCGAAGGCGCATTTTGGGCGTGTGAGCTTTGATTTGATCTATGCGCGGCAACATCAGCAACTTGAGGGGTGGAGAGAAGAACTTTCGGAAGCGCTGGACATGGCCGCGGATCACCTCTCGCTTTATCAGCTAACGATTGAGCCCGGCACAGCCTTTGGCGACCGCTACGCCATTGGGAGGCTCGGGGGGTTGCCCGATGATGACCTGGGCGCCGATATGTTTGAGCTGACCCAAGAAATGACGAAGGCGGCAGGGTTTGAGGCCTATGAAGTCTCTAACCATGCACTAAATGGCTCCTTTTCGCGGCATAATCTGGTGTATTGGCGCTATGGGGACTACGTCGGGATTGGCCCCGGAGCGCATGGTCGGCTGACGCTTGCGGGCCGGAAATATGCGACAGTCGCAACATCCGCACCGCTGGCGTGGTTACAGCTGCAGGCGGAGGACAGCGCAGAGGCGCGGGAAGCGCTGACCGGCTCGGAGCAGGCGTCAGAGTATTTGATGATGGGGCTGCGGATTGATGAAGGCGTTTCTCTGTCGCGCTATGCTGCCATGGCCGGCGAGCCCCTTGATGATCAGCGTATTGCCCAGCTTACAGAGGATGGGTTGATTTGGCTGGAAGCTGGCAACATCCGAGCCACGCAGCGCGGTAGGATGGTGCTGAATGCGGTTATTCGTGAGTTGATGGTTTAG
- a CDS encoding YbaN family protein produces the protein MRMLWAAAGAVSLMLGVIGIVLPLLPTVPFVLLAAFCFARSSEKLHDWLLAHRTFGPMIVDWRRNGAIHRRAKLAATASVGLVFVVSLVLQLPAHVLLIQAITLSGVMVFIWTRPEA, from the coding sequence ATGCGGATGCTTTGGGCAGCGGCGGGCGCGGTGAGCCTGATGCTCGGCGTGATCGGAATTGTGCTGCCCTTATTGCCCACAGTGCCCTTTGTTCTTCTAGCGGCTTTCTGCTTTGCCAGATCGTCCGAGAAACTGCACGATTGGCTGCTGGCACACCGAACCTTTGGGCCGATGATCGTGGATTGGCGAAGAAACGGGGCCATACATCGGCGGGCAAAACTGGCTGCAACCGCGTCTGTTGGGCTCGTTTTTGTAGTGTCTTTGGTACTTCAGCTGCCTGCGCATGTCCTGCTGATACAGGCCATCACACTCAGCGGGGTGATGGTGTTTATCTGGACACGTCCAGAGGCGTAG
- a CDS encoding ParB/RepB/Spo0J family partition protein has product MAEKKRGLGRGLSALMADVAPKEDQTAAPTGTERRLPIEQVEPNPDQPRRDFEMEPLQELANSIQERGIIQPLIVRKDPVKSDIYQIVAGERRWRAAQMAKLHEVPVIIREFTDEEVLEVAIIENVQREDLNPIDEAQGYRQLVDRFGHTQEHLAHALGKSRSHVANLMRLLQLPEDVQLLLRDGRLSSGHARALITADNPSELARQVVQKGLSVRQTEQLAKNGKKPASKAPKPEKDADTRALEADLAANLGLKVAIEHDASGKGRLSIAYRDLDDLDALCRVLSATPLDVSR; this is encoded by the coding sequence ATGGCTGAAAAGAAGAGAGGTCTCGGTCGTGGACTGTCGGCCCTTATGGCGGATGTAGCACCCAAGGAAGACCAAACCGCGGCTCCCACCGGCACAGAGCGCCGCTTGCCGATTGAACAGGTCGAGCCCAACCCGGACCAGCCGCGTCGCGATTTCGAGATGGAGCCGCTACAGGAGCTGGCCAACTCCATCCAAGAGCGCGGCATCATCCAGCCTCTGATTGTCCGTAAAGACCCTGTAAAATCAGATATTTATCAGATCGTTGCGGGGGAGCGGCGCTGGCGTGCGGCACAGATGGCCAAATTGCACGAAGTGCCGGTCATCATCCGTGAGTTCACCGATGAAGAAGTCCTCGAAGTTGCGATCATCGAAAACGTTCAGCGCGAAGATCTCAACCCGATTGATGAAGCCCAGGGCTATCGGCAGCTGGTCGACAGGTTCGGCCACACGCAAGAGCACCTCGCCCACGCGCTTGGAAAAAGCCGCAGCCATGTCGCCAACCTGATGCGCCTTTTGCAACTTCCTGAAGATGTGCAGCTGTTGCTGCGCGACGGCCGCCTGTCATCCGGCCACGCCCGTGCGCTGATCACGGCAGATAATCCTTCCGAGCTGGCAAGGCAGGTTGTGCAAAAAGGGCTGTCCGTTCGCCAAACGGAGCAACTGGCCAAAAACGGCAAAAAACCCGCTTCCAAGGCCCCGAAACCCGAAAAAGACGCCGACACGCGCGCACTTGAAGCGGACCTGGCCGCCAATCTCGGCCTCAAGGTCGCAATCGAGCATGATGCTTCGGGCAAGGGCCGGCTTTCGATCGCCTACCGAGACCTCGACGATCTGGATGCCCTTTGCCGCGTTCTATCTGCTACGCCTCTGGACGTGTCCAGATAA
- a CDS encoding ParA family protein yields MSDLSRPKAPKIIAVANQKGGVGKTTTAINLGAALAAEGKAVLIVDLDPQGNASTGLGVEPADRTKTTYDLILDDAPLREVILATDVENLLLAPSTTDLSSADIELVANERRSHLLHDALRQPEIDRYSLDFILIDCPPSLNLLTVNAMIAADSVLVPLQSEFYALEGLSQLMLTLREVRETANPNLRIEGVVLTMFDSRNNLSQQVDDDAREALGDLVYQTRIPRNVRVSEAPSFAMPVLDYDPTSKGSVAYRDLAKELLGRPAQ; encoded by the coding sequence GTGTCTGACCTCAGCCGTCCCAAGGCACCTAAAATCATCGCCGTTGCCAATCAGAAGGGTGGCGTTGGAAAGACGACCACGGCAATCAACCTTGGCGCCGCGCTCGCGGCGGAAGGCAAGGCCGTGCTCATCGTCGACCTTGATCCGCAGGGGAATGCGTCCACCGGCCTAGGCGTTGAGCCAGCTGACAGAACGAAAACCACCTACGATCTGATTCTGGATGACGCACCACTGCGAGAAGTCATTCTGGCAACCGACGTCGAAAACCTCCTTCTCGCCCCCTCCACCACCGACCTCAGCTCTGCTGATATCGAACTGGTAGCCAACGAGCGGCGCAGCCACCTGCTGCACGATGCCCTTCGGCAGCCCGAGATAGACCGCTACTCGCTCGATTTCATCCTCATCGACTGCCCGCCTTCACTAAACCTTCTGACGGTAAACGCGATGATCGCGGCAGATTCCGTTCTCGTGCCCTTGCAGTCGGAATTCTATGCGCTTGAAGGCCTTTCTCAGCTTATGCTGACCCTTAGGGAAGTCCGCGAAACCGCCAACCCGAACCTCCGGATCGAGGGGGTTGTGCTGACGATGTTCGATTCTCGAAACAACCTCTCTCAACAGGTTGACGATGACGCCCGCGAAGCCCTCGGCGATCTCGTCTACCAAACCCGCATACCCAGAAATGTGCGAGTCAGCGAAGCGCCCAGCTTTGCTATGCCGGTGCTCGATTATGACCCAACGTCCAAGGGCAGCGTCGCCTACCGTGATCTCGCAAAAGAGCTGCTCGGGCGGCCTGCACAATAA
- the rsmG gene encoding 16S rRNA (guanine(527)-N(7))-methyltransferase RsmG, with protein MNDRDAVLSRLDVSRETSQRLDTYANLLVKWNKAINLVAPATLPDLWARHFMDSAQVLKHAGHSGLWVDIGTGGGFPGLVCAIIAHETSPDLTFEFIESDQRKCTFLSTVLRETGVSAQIHANRAESLPSRSAQVLSARAMAPLTTLLSFADQHLAPDGKALFLKGAQHETEIAKALENWNFDVQKHPSETDPSGALLTIGNISRV; from the coding sequence TTGAACGATCGTGATGCCGTCCTGTCGCGCCTCGATGTTTCACGTGAAACATCGCAGCGGCTCGACACCTACGCCAATCTTCTAGTGAAGTGGAACAAGGCTATCAACCTAGTCGCACCCGCAACCCTACCGGATCTCTGGGCCCGCCATTTTATGGACTCCGCCCAAGTTCTCAAACACGCCGGGCACAGCGGGCTCTGGGTCGACATCGGCACCGGCGGCGGCTTTCCAGGGCTGGTTTGCGCAATTATCGCCCACGAAACATCACCAGACCTTACCTTTGAATTCATCGAATCTGATCAACGCAAGTGCACATTTCTCAGCACTGTCCTGCGAGAAACCGGCGTTTCGGCACAGATACACGCAAACCGCGCCGAGTCGCTCCCATCGCGCAGCGCTCAAGTCCTTTCCGCCCGCGCAATGGCCCCCTTAACCACCCTTCTCTCCTTCGCAGACCAGCACTTGGCTCCTGACGGAAAGGCGCTTTTCCTCAAGGGTGCGCAACATGAGACAGAGATCGCGAAGGCGCTTGAAAACTGGAACTTTGACGTTCAAAAACATCCCAGCGAAACCGATCCATCCGGCGCCCTTCTCACCATAGGAAACATCTCCCGTGTCTGA
- the mnmG gene encoding tRNA uridine-5-carboxymethylaminomethyl(34) synthesis enzyme MnmG, with protein sequence MKHDFDVIVVGGGHAGADAAHAAARMGAATALVTLRANDLGVMSCNPAIGGLGKGHLVREIDALDGLMGRVADAAGIQFRLLNRKKGPAVQGPRAQADRKLYRQAMGAAIADTPGLRVIEAEVSGLLLEGTTVNGVLLGDGSELHASAVVLTTGTFLRGTIHIGDKSYPGGRMGAERSQLLADQLASLSLPLGRLKTGTPPRLDGRTINWEGLEDQPGDESPTLFSFLSDAPKARQVSCGITYTNPQTHQIITENLHRSAMYGGHIEGVGPRYCPSIEDKVTRFSTKDSHQIFLEPEGLDDPTIYPNGISTSLPENVQEAYVRSIVGLEQVKILQPGYAIEYDYIDPRALTSSLELRALSNLFLAGQINGTTGYEEAAAQGLVAGLNAAHRAQEKDPITFSRAESYIGVMIDDLTTQGVAEPYRMFTSRAEFRLSLRADNADQRLTPIGIALGCVGEERTRAFNTKTEALMDAQSTLSSLEFTSRELSSLGVRVNSDGPRRNGLEALGLPDASMAKLQESASELSNIAPSIATQVERDALYQNYIARQEQDVAALERDENRKIPGDFSYDALQGLSNELKAKLNAARPASLGQAARIGGMTPAALGLILAHLRRAEKRKVS encoded by the coding sequence GTGAAACATGACTTTGATGTCATTGTTGTTGGTGGTGGGCATGCAGGTGCTGACGCTGCCCATGCCGCCGCGCGCATGGGGGCAGCCACGGCCTTGGTAACTCTCCGGGCCAACGATCTGGGCGTGATGTCATGCAATCCGGCGATTGGCGGTTTGGGTAAAGGTCACCTCGTTCGCGAGATTGACGCCTTGGATGGCCTGATGGGTCGTGTTGCAGATGCCGCCGGAATCCAGTTTCGCCTCTTGAACCGCAAGAAGGGCCCCGCAGTCCAAGGGCCGAGAGCGCAAGCCGACCGCAAGCTCTATCGGCAAGCCATGGGAGCTGCGATCGCAGACACACCCGGCTTGCGCGTGATCGAAGCCGAAGTTTCCGGCCTTCTCCTAGAGGGCACGACCGTTAACGGCGTCCTGTTGGGGGATGGCTCCGAGCTGCATGCCAGCGCCGTGGTGCTCACCACCGGCACCTTCCTACGCGGCACCATCCACATTGGCGACAAATCCTACCCGGGGGGTCGGATGGGCGCAGAGCGTTCTCAGCTTCTCGCCGACCAACTCGCCAGCCTCTCTCTCCCACTGGGCCGTCTCAAAACCGGAACACCCCCGCGCCTTGATGGCCGAACGATCAATTGGGAAGGCCTTGAGGATCAGCCCGGCGACGAAAGCCCAACGCTCTTCTCCTTCCTGTCCGACGCCCCAAAGGCCCGGCAGGTTTCTTGCGGGATCACCTACACTAATCCTCAAACCCACCAAATCATTACCGAAAACCTGCACCGCAGCGCCATGTATGGCGGCCATATCGAGGGTGTTGGGCCGCGCTACTGCCCTTCGATTGAGGATAAGGTCACACGGTTTTCCACCAAGGACTCACACCAAATCTTCTTGGAGCCAGAAGGTTTAGACGACCCAACCATCTATCCAAACGGCATCTCCACCTCCCTGCCCGAAAACGTGCAAGAAGCCTACGTGCGCTCGATCGTCGGCCTCGAACAGGTGAAAATCCTGCAGCCGGGCTATGCGATTGAATATGATTACATTGACCCGCGCGCACTCACCTCCTCCTTGGAGCTACGCGCTCTGAGCAACCTGTTCCTCGCAGGCCAGATCAACGGCACCACCGGCTATGAAGAGGCAGCCGCGCAAGGCCTCGTCGCCGGGCTCAACGCTGCTCACCGCGCCCAAGAGAAGGATCCAATCACCTTCAGCCGGGCAGAATCCTACATCGGCGTCATGATTGACGACCTGACAACGCAAGGCGTTGCCGAGCCCTATCGGATGTTTACTTCTCGCGCCGAGTTTCGCCTGTCCCTTCGGGCGGATAACGCGGATCAACGCCTCACGCCCATTGGAATTGCGCTTGGATGCGTTGGAGAAGAACGAACCCGTGCCTTCAATACAAAGACCGAAGCGCTGATGGATGCCCAATCCACCCTATCTAGCCTCGAGTTCACATCCCGCGAACTCTCCAGCCTCGGCGTCCGTGTAAACTCTGACGGCCCGCGCAGGAATGGCTTGGAGGCTTTGGGTTTGCCAGATGCGAGCATGGCCAAGCTGCAAGAAAGCGCTTCGGAACTCAGCAACATTGCACCCAGCATCGCCACGCAGGTCGAGCGAGACGCGCTCTATCAAAATTACATCGCGCGCCAAGAGCAGGACGTGGCTGCGTTGGAACGGGATGAGAACCGCAAAATACCGGGTGATTTCAGCTACGATGCCCTTCAGGGCCTGTCCAATGAGCTAAAGGCGAAGCTCAATGCCGCCCGCCCCGCCTCGCTAGGTCAGGCCGCGCGGATTGGTGGTATGACACCCGCCGCGCTTGGGTTGATCCTTGCCCACTTGCGGCGCGCCGAAAAACGGAAAGTCTCTTGA
- the mnmE gene encoding tRNA uridine-5-carboxymethylaminomethyl(34) synthesis GTPase MnmE translates to MDTIVAQATAPGRAGVAVIRISGPDAKPALQHLAGRVPEARRATLMQLRGSAGLLDTALVLVFEVGASFTGEDVVELQTHGSVAVTRAVLSELTTRPGLRLAEPGEFTRRALENDQLDLAQVEGLADLIEAETEAQRQLAQATFTGALGARVEEWRSLLIRAAALLEAMIDFADEEVPEDTTTEVLGLIDTLVSQFESEALGVDAAERIREGFEVAIVGAPNVGKSTLLNRLAGREAAITSEVAGTTRDVIEVRMDIGGLAVTLLDTAGLRETEDRVEAIGVERAKARAASADLRIFLGPPMGLSPSAQDILAHPKSDMSQPSGEALGLSGLTGDGIDELLSRVKAVLSERLPTQTTATHERHRAALQSASDALRASRIEVEAGPERAEIAAEELRTALRRIESLTGRIGVEDLLGEIFSSFCIGK, encoded by the coding sequence ATGGATACCATCGTCGCCCAAGCCACCGCGCCCGGCCGCGCGGGGGTCGCGGTGATCCGTATTTCCGGACCGGACGCCAAACCCGCATTGCAGCACCTTGCTGGCCGCGTGCCAGAGGCTCGGCGCGCCACGCTAATGCAGCTGCGCGGCTCCGCAGGGCTTCTCGATACCGCGCTCGTTCTGGTCTTCGAGGTTGGTGCGAGCTTCACTGGCGAAGATGTGGTTGAGCTGCAAACGCACGGCTCAGTCGCCGTCACCCGCGCTGTTCTTTCAGAGCTGACAACGCGGCCCGGCCTCCGCCTCGCTGAGCCTGGAGAATTCACCCGTCGTGCGCTCGAGAACGATCAACTCGATCTGGCGCAGGTCGAAGGCCTTGCTGATCTGATCGAGGCCGAAACAGAAGCCCAACGCCAGCTCGCGCAAGCAACCTTCACCGGTGCCCTCGGAGCGCGGGTTGAAGAATGGCGCTCTCTTCTCATCCGCGCAGCAGCCTTGCTTGAGGCAATGATCGACTTCGCCGATGAAGAAGTGCCGGAGGACACCACAACCGAGGTGCTGGGCCTGATCGACACGCTGGTTTCGCAGTTCGAAAGCGAAGCGCTTGGCGTAGATGCGGCAGAACGGATCCGGGAGGGTTTCGAGGTTGCCATTGTCGGCGCACCTAATGTCGGCAAATCCACCCTGCTAAACCGCCTTGCCGGGCGCGAAGCCGCCATTACCTCTGAGGTCGCCGGAACGACGCGCGATGTCATAGAGGTCCGCATGGATATCGGTGGCCTCGCTGTGACCCTGCTGGATACCGCTGGCCTCCGCGAAACCGAAGATCGGGTAGAAGCCATCGGTGTTGAACGGGCAAAAGCCCGCGCCGCCTCAGCAGACTTGCGGATCTTTCTTGGCCCTCCGATGGGCCTGTCCCCTTCCGCTCAAGATATCCTTGCACACCCGAAGTCTGACATGAGCCAACCATCCGGCGAAGCTCTTGGTCTGTCAGGCCTGACCGGCGACGGGATTGATGAGCTCTTGTCACGCGTCAAGGCAGTGCTTTCCGAACGCCTCCCAACGCAAACCACCGCTACGCACGAGCGCCACCGGGCGGCTCTGCAGTCCGCGAGCGATGCTTTGCGGGCCAGTCGAATCGAGGTAGAAGCGGGGCCAGAGAGGGCGGAAATCGCAGCCGAAGAGCTACGCACCGCCCTGCGCCGGATCGAAAGCCTCACTGGGCGTATCGGGGTTGAAGACCTGCTGGGCGAGATTTTCTCCAGCTTCTGTATCGGCAAGTAG
- the rho gene encoding transcription termination factor Rho, whose protein sequence is MTQPQLSLYDLKSKTPADLLSMAEELEIDNASTMRKGDMMFAILKERAEEGWDISGDGVLDVLQDGFGFLRSPEANYLPGPDDIYVSPEMIRQHGLRTGDTVEGFIKAPGDNENYFCMTKVTQINFEEPEKARHKINFDNLTPLYPDERLNMEIDDPTIKDRSARIIDLVAPIGKGQRSLIVAPPRTGKTVLLQNIARSIEVNHPECYLIVLLIDERPEEVTDMQRSVKGEVISSTFDEPATRHVAVSEMVIEKAKRLVEHKRDVVILLDSITRLGRAFNTVVPSSGKVLTGGVDANALQRPKRFFGAARNIEEGGSLTIIATALIDTGSRMDEVIFEEFKGTGNSEIVLDRKISDKRVFPAMDILKSGTRKEDLLVDPKDLQKTFVLRRILNPMGTTDAIEFLNGKLKQTKNNAEFFDSMNT, encoded by the coding sequence ATGACCCAACCCCAGCTTTCCCTTTACGATCTCAAGTCCAAAACCCCGGCAGACCTGCTGTCGATGGCCGAAGAACTGGAGATCGACAACGCATCGACCATGCGGAAGGGCGACATGATGTTCGCCATCCTCAAGGAGCGGGCCGAGGAAGGTTGGGACATTTCCGGTGATGGTGTGCTGGACGTGCTGCAAGACGGCTTCGGCTTCCTGCGTTCGCCCGAGGCCAACTATTTGCCCGGCCCCGATGACATCTACGTGTCCCCCGAGATGATCCGCCAACATGGCTTGCGCACCGGCGACACGGTTGAGGGCTTCATCAAGGCGCCCGGCGATAACGAAAACTACTTCTGCATGACGAAGGTCACGCAGATCAACTTCGAAGAGCCCGAGAAGGCGCGCCACAAGATCAACTTCGATAACCTGACACCGCTCTACCCCGATGAGCGGCTGAACATGGAAATCGACGATCCGACCATCAAAGATCGCTCCGCCCGCATCATAGATCTGGTCGCACCCATCGGCAAAGGCCAGCGCTCGCTGATCGTGGCACCGCCGCGGACCGGTAAGACTGTGCTTCTGCAAAACATCGCCCGCTCGATCGAGGTGAACCACCCCGAGTGTTACCTGATCGTCCTGCTGATCGATGAACGCCCCGAAGAGGTGACCGACATGCAGCGCTCGGTGAAAGGCGAGGTGATCTCTTCCACCTTCGACGAGCCCGCAACGCGCCACGTGGCCGTTTCCGAGATGGTGATCGAGAAGGCCAAGCGCCTTGTTGAGCACAAGCGTGACGTGGTCATTCTGCTCGACTCGATCACCCGTCTTGGCCGCGCCTTCAACACTGTTGTGCCGTCGTCCGGCAAGGTGCTCACCGGTGGTGTGGACGCCAACGCGCTGCAACGGCCAAAACGCTTCTTTGGTGCGGCCCGGAACATCGAAGAAGGCGGCTCGCTGACCATCATCGCGACTGCCCTGATCGACACTGGCTCGCGGATGGATGAGGTGATTTTCGAAGAGTTCAAAGGCACCGGCAACTCCGAGATCGTGCTGGACCGCAAGATCTCCGACAAGCGCGTGTTCCCGGCGATGGACATCCTCAAATCCGGCACCCGGAAGGAAGATCTGCTTGTCGATCCGAAAGACCTGCAAAAAACCTTCGTTCTGCGCCGTATCCTCAACCCGATGGGCACAACAGATGCCATCGAGTTCCTGAACGGCAAGCTCAAGCAAACCAAGAACAACGCCGAGTTCTTCGACTCCATGAACACCTGA
- the hemJ gene encoding protoporphyrinogen oxidase HemJ, with protein MLFDFLAWFYPWTKTLHILAVISWMAGLFYLPRLFVHHAEKGVENPHSDAMLQMMELKLLRLIMNPAMIATWIFGIMLASTPGIVDWVAIWPYTKLAGILGLTWFHHWLGKRRKDFVAGTNSVSGRTYRMMNEVPTLLLVVIVVSIVVRPF; from the coding sequence GTGCTCTTCGATTTCCTTGCCTGGTTCTACCCATGGACCAAGACGCTGCATATTCTCGCTGTCATCTCTTGGATGGCTGGCCTGTTCTATCTGCCCCGTCTGTTCGTCCATCATGCAGAGAAAGGGGTCGAGAATCCTCACTCTGATGCGATGCTCCAGATGATGGAGCTGAAACTGCTTCGGCTCATCATGAACCCTGCCATGATCGCAACCTGGATCTTCGGGATCATGCTGGCCTCGACGCCCGGTATTGTCGACTGGGTTGCCATCTGGCCCTACACCAAACTGGCGGGCATCCTCGGCCTCACATGGTTTCATCACTGGCTGGGCAAACGGCGCAAAGACTTTGTTGCCGGCACCAACTCCGTTTCTGGTCGGACCTACCGGATGATGAACGAGGTGCCGACGCTGCTGTTGGTCGTCATCGTCGTTTCAATCGTGGTGCGCCCGTTCTGA
- a CDS encoding nucleoside triphosphate pyrophosphatase — protein sequence MPAPLLLASGSEIRATLLRNAGVPFDVEVPRVDEVAMRAALEAEGAKARDIADALAEMKAARIAGKRLERMVLGCDQVLEFSGRILSKPGSPEEAVAQITEMAGQKHTLLSAAVIYEDGAPVWRHVGVVRLYMRQLSAGYVEDYVARNWDEIRWCVGGYKLEEEGARLFARVEGDYFNVLGLPLLEVLNYLSIKGVIPT from the coding sequence ATGCCAGCCCCTCTGCTCTTGGCCTCCGGCTCCGAGATCCGCGCTACGCTCCTAAGAAACGCGGGAGTGCCGTTTGATGTGGAGGTGCCGAGGGTTGATGAGGTGGCCATGCGTGCTGCCTTGGAAGCCGAGGGCGCGAAGGCGCGCGATATAGCGGATGCATTGGCCGAGATGAAAGCCGCACGCATCGCCGGCAAACGCCTGGAGCGGATGGTGCTGGGTTGCGATCAGGTGTTGGAGTTTTCCGGGCGTATCCTCAGCAAGCCCGGAAGCCCGGAAGAGGCAGTGGCGCAGATTACAGAGATGGCGGGACAGAAGCACACGCTGCTTTCAGCCGCTGTTATCTATGAGGATGGCGCGCCCGTGTGGCGGCATGTGGGTGTTGTCCGGCTCTACATGCGGCAACTCTCGGCGGGGTATGTTGAAGACTATGTTGCGCGCAACTGGGATGAGATTCGGTGGTGCGTCGGCGGTTACAAGCTGGAGGAAGAAGGTGCGCGGCTCTTTGCGCGGGTTGAGGGGGACTATTTTAATGTGCTCGGATTGCCGCTATTGGAGGTATTGAACTACCTGTCGATCAAAGGTGTGATCCCGACATGA